One part of the Rhipicephalus microplus isolate Deutch F79 unplaced genomic scaffold, USDA_Rmic scaffold_24, whole genome shotgun sequence genome encodes these proteins:
- the LOC119164711 gene encoding uncharacterized protein LOC119164711 yields the protein MEFYSKQEGCQKLHNSAGTYDFTKQMNDLFDCLNSRRPQDVQYNEAEHIATLKANIKWLEDCCTYIESLAKQRQVCFLSKPTCGALRITLHSMVALIDRLLKSGFRYVLVGNLGQDPLERFFGIARHVAGDGGQPTVQQFLFIYRMLSVNNLERPPKRASVDGSGPQLLLTLQGLFDKEKPSTTQVFCSLCPVCVLKFLFYHLENSGSCAHFRWTQ from the exons ATGGAGTTTTATAGCAAGCAAGAAGGCTGCCAAAAGCTACATAACTCCGCAGGTACATACGACTTCACGAAGCAGATGAACGATCTATTTGACTGCCTCAACTCAAGAAGACCACAGGACGTGCAATACAACGAAGCCGAGCACATCGCG ACATTGAAGGCGaacataaagtggctggaggattGCTGCACATACATAGAGAGCCTGGCGAAGCAGAGGCAGGTGTGCTTCCTTAGCAAACCAACTTGTGGTGCACTGAGGATAACGCTGCACAGCATGGTGGCCCTGATTGATCGACTCTTGAAGTCTGGCTTCCGTTATGTTCTAGTTGGAAACCTCGGCCAAGACCCTTTAGAG CGCTTCTTTGGGATAGCCAGGCATGTTGCAGGAGACGGGGGCCAACCAACTGTTCAGCAGTTTTTGTTTATATACCGGATGCTGTCGGTGAACAACCTCGAGCGGCCACCTAAGCGAGCTTCAGTTGACGGAAGCGGGCCACAACTGCTTCTCACTCTGCAAGGTCTTTTTGACAAGGAAAAGCCCTCTACGACTCAGGTATTTTGCAGTTTGTGTCCTGTATGTGTCCTGAAGTTTCTTTTTTATCACCTTGAAAATTCAGGAAGTTGTGCACATTTCAGGTGGACACAATAG